One genomic segment of Hordeum vulgare subsp. vulgare chromosome 2H, MorexV3_pseudomolecules_assembly, whole genome shotgun sequence includes these proteins:
- the LOC123426352 gene encoding DDB1- and CUL4-associated factor 4: protein MPPKELPGFYYDPDKNRYFPTKGRIPGAATRPPRPPPPPAEPSPPPTARRKRARQSELLHAREMYGGGVIFSKNNKSTFKQQCQYTQASQPMVWKYQGTTLVADKALEELHAMVQTPSGLRESKLLATGSTNGSIRLFGLGTALENFEDEMEFLPQPVWTPSGKQKAAVNSPLANIWSSEIAFSNFSSGISCIKKFGHNFHDAASTNSSVQRALVATLGSGGSGGSVYIMDMSTIDSATVSRNAHGKIERVASFDRTVWTADCNSDGTQVVLGTNTGAGLLNLETGTLSWLYRCKSDILSQQFVHSGNVVLCGLRNGSIVPIDVRETHSNLPTGRSSPSTARGAVPMLSARHIARGRNQADKAKSSRVISMPSAVCSLVALSSDEHYFLGSSMDGSIKLFDLRLIQKGAIQSYAGHVNSHNNLPLVVDPSETLLMSGGEDCTVRIWSIKTGEQIFAKSVADTLFTALCWPESNLDLDGSSSLFDLNHSWGAWMGSRDGLFYMHGT from the exons ATGCCGCCCAAAG AGCTGCCCGGGTTCTACTACGACCCGGACAAGAACCGCTACTTCCCCACAAAGGGCCGCATCCCCGGCGCCGCCACCCGCCCTCctcgccctccgccgccgcccgccgagCCCTCGCCTCCCCCCACAGCACGCAGGAAAAGGGCGAGGCAGTCCGAGCTGCTGCATGCCAGGGAGATGTACGGCGGTGgtgtgatattctccaagaacaacaAGTCCAccttcaagcagcagtgccagtaCACACAGGCGTCGCAGCCGATG GTTTGGAAGTACCAAGGCACAACCTTAGTGGCTGATAAGGCACTGGAGGAACTGCACGCCATGGTTCAGACACCCAGTGGGCTGCGTGAGTCCAAGCTATTAGCGACTGGCAGCACCAATGGTTCAATCAG ATTATTTGGGTTAGGGACTGCTCTAGAGAATTTTGAGGATGAGATGGAGTTTTTACCTCAGCCTGTTTGGACTCCCTCGGGAAAGCAGAAAGCAGCAGTGAATTCTCCACTTGCAAATATCTGGTCATCTGAAATAGCTTTCTCAAACTTCTCATCCGGTATATCTTGCATAAAAAAGTTTGGGCACAACTTCCATGATGCAGCCAGCACCAACTCATCAGTTCAGCGAGCAT TGGTGGCTACTCTTGGATCTGGAGGATCCGGTGGTTCTGTTTATATTATGGATATGTCAACTATTGACTCTGCAACTGTTTCACGGAATGCCCATGGAAAAATTGAAAGAGTTGCTTCATTTGATCGTACAGTATGGACTGCTGATTGTAATTCCGATGGCACACAAGTAGTTCTAG GTACAAACACTGGCGCTGGTTTGCTTAATTTGGAGACAGGAACATTATCATGGCTATATCGTTGCAAAAGTGACATTCTTTCCCAGCAATTTGTGCACTCG GGAAATGTGGTGCTATGTGGCCTACGGAATGGGAGCATAGTCCCTATCGATGTGCGGGAAACACACAGTAATCTCCCTACTGGTCGATCTTCACCTAGCACTGCTAGGGGGGCAGTTCCCATGCTATCTGCAAGGCATATTGCCAGAGGGAGAAACCAG GCTGATAAGGCAAAATCATCTAGGGTTATCTCTATGCCTTCAGCAGTTTGCAG CCTGGTTGCTCTGTCATCGGATGAACACTACTTCTTAGGGAGCTCCATGGATGGATCG ATCAAGCTATTTGATCtccgtctcattcagaaggggGCTATACAGTCTTATGCAGGGCATGTGAATTCACACAATAATTTACCACTTGTTGTTGATCCATCTGAAACCCTACTTATGTCAG GTGGGGAGGACTGTACTGTCCGTATTTGGAGCATCAAAACAGGCGAGCAAATATTTGCAAAGAGCGTGGCTGACACTCTCTTCACTGCACTTTGCTGGCCAGAAAGCAACCTTGACTTGGATGGTTCTTCTTCGCTGTTTGATCTAAACCACAGTTGGGGGGCTTGGATGGGATCACGTGATGGCCTGTTCTACATGCATGGTACTTAA